The following coding sequences lie in one Arachis hypogaea cultivar Tifrunner chromosome 4, arahy.Tifrunner.gnm2.J5K5, whole genome shotgun sequence genomic window:
- the LOC140184115 gene encoding uncharacterized protein, with protein sequence MASKKRKIAWSEEKDNLLRDVVQRFGEGHWATIAKGGNVPVKRTAKQIDQKKYVIRGSNGCKVGDDNNSLVLMWEDGFCQGRSASLVEDMDGGGEDLVRKAFSKMSIQLYNYGEGWLPPEWTD encoded by the exons ATGGCTTCTAAAAAGCGGAAAATAGCATGGTCAGAGGAAAAGGACAATCTGCTACGAGATGTTGTTCAAAGATTTGGTGAAGGGCATTGGGCTACCATTGCAAAAGGAGGCAATGTTCCTGTTAAAAGGACTGCTAAACAGATAGATCAA AAGAAATATGTTATTAGAGGTAGCAATGGTTGCAAGGTTGGAGACGATAACAACAGCCT GGTCCTGATGTGGGAAGATGGGTTTTGCCAAGGAAGGAGTGCAAGTCTGGTGGAAGACATGGATGGAGGAGGAGAGGATCTAGTGAGAAAGGCCTTTAGCAAGATGTCCATTCAGTTATATAATTATGGAGAAGGATGG CTTCCTCCTGAATGGACCGACTAA